One window from the genome of bacterium encodes:
- a CDS encoding carboxypeptidase regulatory-like domain-containing protein — translation MKRLFFATLCCLIFSGTLDAGTIRGRVRAESRPEVKEDIESGKYESRKYKFIERINYDELKDFVVYIDEPGLGLSHRQDNTLKVIIQKDGTFRPHVLPVLIGTTVEWPNNDDIYHNVFSMSEPKPFDLGIYKSKETKRVTFDKPGRVDVFCSIHTKMNCIVLVLENPFFAATDKSGNFTIANVPAGTYQIRAWHERLPGQVKNITVTETGESTVQFVLGVTGLPKY, via the coding sequence ATGAAAAGACTTTTTTTTGCCACACTTTGTTGCTTGATCTTCAGTGGAACTCTGGACGCCGGAACAATTCGCGGTCGCGTTCGCGCCGAGTCACGCCCGGAAGTGAAGGAGGATATTGAATCAGGAAAGTACGAAAGCCGCAAGTATAAATTCATCGAGCGGATTAATTATGATGAGTTGAAAGATTTTGTCGTCTATATCGACGAACCGGGACTTGGTTTGAGCCATAGGCAGGACAATACGCTGAAAGTAATCATTCAAAAAGATGGTACTTTCAGGCCTCACGTACTTCCAGTGCTCATCGGCACAACAGTGGAGTGGCCTAACAACGACGACATTTATCACAACGTTTTTTCTATGTCGGAGCCAAAACCGTTCGATCTTGGCATTTACAAATCCAAAGAAACAAAAAGAGTTACCTTTGACAAACCGGGACGGGTGGATGTGTTTTGCTCCATTCATACCAAGATGAATTGCATCGTTCTTGTACTGGAAAATCCTTTCTTCGCTGCGACAGATAAGAGTGGAAATTTCACAATTGCAAACGTTCCGGCAGGAACCTATCAGATTAGAGCGTGGCATGAGCGGTTGCCCGGCCAGGTGAAAAACATCACCGTTACCGAAACAGGAGAGTCGACCGTTCAATTCGTGCTGGGGGTAACCGGACTTCCGAAGTATTAA